In Myxococcus guangdongensis, a single genomic region encodes these proteins:
- a CDS encoding esterase family protein: MNREYHRWHSARLHRDMELLLYGHSGEPVLLLPTSRGRFFQAEDFGLIGAIADRVQSGRYVIVCPDSVDDESWFNKSVHPHDRIARHQEWEQYLLNEVVPLLMSRSTGGRLTLAGCSFGGFHTYNVGLRHPHVFRRLISMGGKFETDEFLDGHQDNDVYFHSATQWLPNVHDNSQLAALQRVEMVLAVGEHDFCRPSNEHLSSLLWKKDIGNQLAIWQGGNHDWPVWRQMIQQYLPW; the protein is encoded by the coding sequence ATGAACCGCGAATACCACCGCTGGCATAGCGCGCGCCTGCATCGGGACATGGAGCTCTTGCTCTACGGCCACTCCGGAGAGCCCGTGCTGCTGCTGCCCACCAGTCGCGGCCGCTTCTTCCAGGCCGAGGACTTCGGCCTCATCGGCGCCATCGCCGACCGCGTCCAGTCCGGCCGCTACGTCATCGTGTGCCCGGACTCGGTGGACGACGAGTCCTGGTTCAACAAGTCCGTGCACCCGCACGACCGCATCGCCCGGCACCAGGAGTGGGAGCAATACCTGCTCAACGAGGTGGTGCCGCTGCTCATGAGCCGCAGCACCGGCGGGCGCCTCACCCTGGCCGGGTGCAGCTTCGGCGGCTTCCACACGTACAACGTGGGCCTGCGCCACCCGCACGTCTTCCGCCGGCTCATCTCCATGGGCGGCAAGTTCGAGACGGACGAGTTCCTCGACGGCCACCAGGACAACGACGTCTACTTCCACTCCGCCACGCAGTGGCTGCCCAACGTCCACGACAACAGCCAGCTCGCCGCGCTCCAGCGCGTGGAGATGGTGCTGGCGGTGGGCGAGCACGACTTCTGCCGCCCCTCCAACGAGCACCTCTCCAGCCTGTTGTGGAAGAAGGACATCGGCAACCAGCTCGCCATCTGGCAGGGCGGCAACCACGACTGGCCCGTCTGGCGGCAGATGATTCAGCAGTACCTGCCCTGGTAG
- a CDS encoding MATE family efflux transporter, which translates to MSTAVAPPSSSPRPDSRRAAILAELRSLSRLAIPIAIAQGGQSLMGLVDTLVVGRAGTSALASVGLGNGLFFAVSGFGMGLMMGFDPLLSQAVGGRAMARARGLLWQGGWMSLFAGLLLFGLLMLSPLLLPLAGIGEAEIAGAWDYLLWRGPSMPLMLAFLTMRSYLQSTAYTRPLVVATVLANVLNLGADILLVFGGANLPEYFGPLRAVPAMGVAGSALATSLCTMLQVGVVLMAIAKLPAPEGERPVRRPVWTDLAQAARVGVPIGLHIAAEIGVFALAGVLSAGLGPASVGAHQIAIAYSSVTFTVAMGIGNAGSVRVGWAVGAHDTPRARLSGFIAFAGGAGFMALGALAFALFPTALAELAGAPEDVLPLVVPLLMVSAIFQVFDGVQGVGAGVLRGAGDTRFTFLANMVGHYAIGLPLTLLLGFKLGLGVVGIWWGLCAGLIAVALSLLWRFNRISAGTLRPIEA; encoded by the coding sequence ATGTCCACCGCTGTCGCACCCCCTTCGTCGTCGCCTCGGCCCGACTCCCGCCGTGCCGCCATCCTCGCGGAGCTCCGCTCGCTCTCGCGCCTGGCCATCCCCATCGCGATTGCCCAGGGCGGCCAGTCGCTCATGGGGTTGGTGGACACGCTGGTGGTGGGGCGCGCGGGCACGTCGGCGCTGGCCTCGGTGGGGCTGGGCAACGGCCTGTTCTTCGCCGTCAGCGGCTTCGGCATGGGGCTGATGATGGGGTTCGACCCGCTCCTGTCCCAGGCGGTGGGCGGGCGCGCCATGGCGAGGGCGCGGGGCCTGCTGTGGCAAGGCGGCTGGATGTCGCTGTTCGCCGGGCTCCTGCTGTTCGGCCTGCTGATGTTGTCGCCCCTGCTCCTGCCGCTCGCGGGCATCGGCGAGGCGGAAATCGCGGGGGCCTGGGACTACCTGCTGTGGCGCGGGCCGAGCATGCCGTTGATGCTGGCCTTCCTGACGATGCGCTCCTACCTCCAGTCCACCGCGTACACGAGGCCGCTGGTGGTGGCGACGGTGCTGGCGAACGTGCTGAACCTGGGCGCGGACATCCTGCTGGTGTTCGGTGGCGCGAACCTGCCCGAGTACTTCGGGCCCCTGCGGGCCGTCCCCGCCATGGGCGTGGCCGGGTCGGCGCTGGCGACGTCGCTGTGCACGATGCTGCAGGTGGGCGTGGTGCTGATGGCCATCGCGAAGCTGCCCGCGCCGGAGGGCGAGCGGCCCGTGCGTCGACCGGTGTGGACCGACCTGGCCCAGGCGGCCCGGGTGGGCGTCCCCATCGGCCTGCACATCGCCGCGGAGATTGGCGTCTTCGCGCTGGCGGGCGTGCTGTCGGCGGGGCTGGGGCCCGCGAGCGTGGGGGCGCATCAAATCGCCATCGCCTACTCGAGCGTCACCTTCACGGTGGCCATGGGCATCGGCAACGCGGGCAGCGTGAGGGTGGGCTGGGCCGTGGGCGCTCACGACACGCCTCGGGCGCGGCTCAGCGGCTTCATCGCCTTCGCGGGCGGCGCGGGCTTCATGGCGTTGGGGGCGCTGGCGTTCGCGCTCTTCCCCACGGCCCTGGCCGAACTGGCCGGCGCTCCCGAGGATGTGCTCCCGTTGGTGGTGCCCCTGCTGATGGTGAGCGCCATCTTCCAGGTGTTCGACGGGGTGCAGGGCGTGGGCGCCGGCGTGCTGCGCGGCGCGGGGGACACGCGCTTCACCTTCCTGGCCAACATGGTGGGGCACTACGCCATCGGCCTGCCGCTGACGCTGCTCCTGGGCTTCAAGCTGGGGCTGGGCGTGGTGGGCATCTGGTGGGGCCTGTGCGCGGGGCTCATCGCGGTGGCGCTGTCGCTGCTCTGGCGCTTCAACCGCATCAGCGCCGGCACGCTGCGCCCCATCGAAGCGTAA
- a CDS encoding beta-propeller domain-containing protein gives MRRWKRYGWVGLVAVAAVGCDDEKTHPPVENEPVAQEARLDAFEGCEALEQHIEDTATKRMRASVESMRPRGLQWWFGDGAAPPTGMPSPSEGDGSGGAPRGPDDYTGTNNQVAGVHEADFVQNDGNHIFVLSGPKLYVNRSWPADQLTRVASLEIQGQPREMLYDKDRKRLVIASQVYEERPGRPTVWGDSPMMGAPMPDCAGFRCGYMQGGTLKVTVVDVSDLASPQVKQQVYLPGGYLTARRVDSAVRLVMTDEFRWPSDVRFYPEYSRELENRDKMNAALDALIVKNEKLIRDQTLADWVEPGRRVAADGTSTALPFSCSDFFHANAPTGLGFVTVLSLDLDTVEGAAPLGRTSVVSAPGVVYASPESLYLSASHWWWQQVAEQSDHSYIHKFDIREPSRATYVGSGSVAGTLVNQFAMDEHEGVLRVATTVTTWRSTSGNGDEPSTPTTGGPNTVSRLVTFGAKNGHLEELGRSEDLAPTERIFSARFVGKKGYIVTFRQTDPLFTFDLSDPAHPRKVGELKIPGFSTYIHPLGDTHLLTFGEDRDEDGGWRNRALKLSLFDVSDLAHPREAFTHRMGTNGSSSEALHDHKAFNYFAAKGLVAVPFVDWDYSRSDYWSGFTSELRVFRVDTATGFTPVGAVSTRDMFQRFEYPHWSWYWAPEVRRSVMADDFVYAVTDAGIRVANVGALQTPLATTYFDAPVR, from the coding sequence ATGCGGCGATGGAAGCGCTACGGGTGGGTGGGGCTGGTCGCGGTGGCTGCGGTGGGTTGTGACGACGAGAAGACGCATCCACCGGTGGAGAACGAGCCGGTGGCGCAGGAGGCGCGGCTGGATGCCTTCGAGGGCTGCGAGGCGCTCGAGCAGCACATCGAGGACACGGCGACGAAGCGGATGCGCGCGTCGGTGGAGTCGATGCGGCCCCGCGGCCTGCAGTGGTGGTTCGGCGACGGCGCGGCGCCTCCCACGGGCATGCCCTCTCCGTCCGAGGGCGATGGCAGCGGTGGCGCGCCGCGCGGCCCCGACGACTACACGGGCACCAACAACCAGGTGGCCGGCGTGCACGAGGCGGACTTCGTGCAGAACGACGGCAACCACATCTTCGTGCTGTCCGGACCCAAGCTGTATGTGAATCGCTCCTGGCCCGCGGACCAGCTCACGCGCGTGGCGTCGCTGGAGATTCAGGGCCAGCCCCGCGAGATGCTCTACGACAAGGACCGCAAGCGGCTGGTCATCGCGTCGCAGGTCTACGAGGAGCGTCCCGGCCGTCCCACGGTGTGGGGGGATTCTCCGATGATGGGCGCGCCCATGCCCGACTGCGCGGGCTTCCGCTGCGGCTACATGCAGGGCGGCACGCTGAAGGTGACGGTGGTGGACGTGTCGGACCTGGCGTCGCCCCAGGTGAAGCAGCAGGTGTACCTGCCGGGCGGCTACCTCACCGCGCGCCGCGTGGACAGCGCCGTGCGGCTGGTGATGACGGACGAGTTCCGCTGGCCCTCGGACGTGCGCTTCTACCCCGAGTACTCCCGCGAGCTGGAGAACCGCGACAAGATGAACGCGGCGCTCGACGCGCTCATCGTCAAGAACGAGAAGCTCATCCGCGACCAGACGCTGGCGGACTGGGTGGAGCCCGGTCGCCGGGTGGCGGCGGATGGCACCAGCACCGCGCTGCCGTTCTCCTGCTCGGACTTCTTCCACGCCAACGCGCCCACGGGCCTGGGCTTCGTGACGGTGCTGTCGTTGGACTTGGACACGGTGGAGGGCGCCGCGCCCCTGGGCCGCACCAGCGTGGTGTCCGCGCCGGGCGTGGTCTACGCGTCCCCGGAGTCGCTGTACCTGTCCGCCAGCCACTGGTGGTGGCAGCAGGTGGCGGAGCAGTCCGACCACTCGTACATCCACAAGTTCGACATCCGTGAGCCCTCGCGCGCCACGTACGTGGGCAGCGGCTCCGTCGCTGGCACCCTGGTCAACCAGTTCGCCATGGACGAGCACGAGGGCGTGCTGCGCGTGGCCACCACGGTGACGACCTGGCGCAGCACGTCGGGGAACGGCGATGAGCCGTCCACGCCCACCACCGGCGGCCCGAACACCGTCAGCCGGCTGGTGACGTTCGGCGCGAAGAACGGGCACCTGGAGGAGCTGGGGCGCAGCGAGGACCTGGCGCCGACCGAGCGCATCTTCAGCGCGCGCTTCGTGGGCAAGAAGGGCTACATCGTGACCTTCCGCCAGACGGACCCGCTCTTCACCTTCGACCTGAGCGACCCCGCCCATCCGCGCAAGGTGGGCGAGCTGAAGATTCCGGGCTTCTCCACGTACATCCACCCGCTGGGTGACACGCACCTGCTCACCTTCGGCGAGGACCGCGACGAGGACGGCGGCTGGCGCAACCGCGCGCTGAAGCTGTCGCTGTTCGACGTGAGTGACCTGGCCCACCCCCGCGAGGCCTTCACCCACCGGATGGGGACGAACGGCTCCAGCAGCGAGGCCCTGCACGACCACAAGGCGTTCAACTACTTCGCGGCCAAGGGCCTGGTGGCGGTGCCCTTCGTGGACTGGGACTACAGCCGCTCCGACTACTGGTCCGGCTTCACCAGCGAGCTGCGCGTGTTCCGCGTGGACACGGCCACGGGCTTCACGCCGGTGGGCGCGGTGTCGACGCGGGACATGTTCCAGCGCTTCGAGTACCCGCATTGGAGCTGGTACTGGGCGCCGGAGGTGCGCCGCAGTGTGATGGCGGATGACTTCGTGTACGCCGTCACCGACGCGGGCATCCGCGTGGCCAACGTGGGCGCGCTCCAGACGCCGCTGGCCACCACGTACTTCGACGCGCCGGTGCGCTGA
- a CDS encoding TIGR02266 family protein: MNAPGATTREAVFVVDDSRTAREVVRLHLARLGCEPVTLEGGEACLAELARRAPMLILMDLRMERMQGDEVCRAVKSHPAGRNVPVIMFTSAGEPHEVMHCWRAGADDFLPKPVALEALQAKLVAVRNARERAKEGPPKGRRVLLVEGGRFLHTFLGGSLEQEGLHVLYARDAQDAEALAAEHGAQLDGFLVDVSRAPRETLALAARLRDANPRKPLVLLSRAEESGEVLARAQALSGAPLLEKRHLGADELLGRVLSRLTPDRVPLRAAERVPFFTVVEFSPLAGGAALTGFSHDASPEALFVRTLTPAREGTRLSLKVSLAGQRAPCSAEATVIWANPPRTPGAFRAPAGMGLRLERMDPALTQQFVRFVPRTHGFPPTGNPRASGF; encoded by the coding sequence ATGAACGCGCCCGGCGCCACCACGCGGGAAGCCGTGTTCGTGGTGGACGACTCGCGCACCGCGCGCGAGGTGGTGCGGCTGCACCTGGCCCGGCTGGGCTGCGAGCCGGTGACGCTGGAGGGCGGCGAGGCGTGTCTGGCGGAGCTGGCCCGCCGCGCGCCCATGCTCATCCTGATGGACCTGCGCATGGAGCGCATGCAGGGCGACGAGGTGTGCCGCGCGGTGAAGTCACACCCCGCGGGCCGCAACGTGCCCGTCATCATGTTCACCTCCGCCGGCGAGCCGCACGAGGTGATGCACTGCTGGCGCGCGGGCGCGGATGACTTCCTGCCCAAGCCCGTCGCGCTCGAGGCGCTGCAGGCCAAGCTGGTGGCGGTGCGCAACGCCCGCGAGCGCGCGAAGGAGGGGCCTCCCAAGGGGCGCCGCGTGCTGCTCGTCGAGGGCGGCCGCTTCCTGCACACGTTCCTGGGCGGCTCGCTGGAGCAGGAGGGGCTGCACGTCCTCTACGCTCGCGACGCGCAGGACGCGGAGGCGCTCGCGGCCGAGCACGGCGCGCAGCTCGACGGCTTCCTCGTCGATGTATCGCGCGCCCCGCGTGAGACCTTGGCCCTGGCCGCGCGGCTTCGCGACGCGAACCCGAGGAAGCCGCTGGTGCTCTTGTCGCGCGCGGAGGAGTCCGGCGAGGTGCTCGCGCGGGCGCAGGCCTTGTCGGGCGCGCCGCTGCTCGAGAAGCGTCACCTGGGCGCCGATGAGCTGCTGGGGCGCGTGCTGTCGCGGCTGACGCCCGACCGCGTCCCCCTGCGGGCCGCCGAGCGCGTGCCCTTCTTCACCGTGGTGGAGTTCTCCCCGCTGGCGGGCGGCGCCGCGCTGACGGGCTTCAGCCACGACGCCAGCCCCGAGGCCCTCTTCGTGCGCACGCTCACCCCGGCGCGCGAGGGCACCCGGTTGTCGTTGAAGGTGTCGCTGGCCGGACAGCGCGCGCCGTGCTCGGCCGAGGCCACCGTCATCTGGGCCAACCCGCCGCGCACCCCCGGCGCCTTCCGTGCACCGGCGGGCATGGGCCTGCGCCTGGAGCGCATGGACCCGGCGCTGACGCAGCAGTTCGTCCGCTTCGTGCCGCGGACTCACGGATTTCCCCCCACGGGGAATCCACGCGCCTCAGGTTTCTGA
- a CDS encoding Hsp70 family protein: MHDPVIGIDLGTTNSAVATVEDGRPRLIPSRAGGRLTPSVLGVTKGGERVVGQAAQVLAEEHPDAVVWATKRFLGRRYTPELVQQAKALVPYPLVAGPAGDVRVKLAGRVLPCTQVSAMILGELALDAQAHFGRPVSKCVITVPANFDDNQRQATREAASIAGLEVVRLVNEPTAAALAYGLSRGFEGNALVFDLGGGTFDVSILDVKSGVFEVRATGGDPRLGGEDFDQRIVQWLLAQVDDELRHVVSQDAQSLRRLKVAAEAAKRELTEHEESTISVTGLGDHSGKGGRTTELETVLTRSFFETLSEPLSRRCLEVCEGVMREAKMDPRSVDVVLLVGGMTRVPLVRRLVADFFGRQPSTDVHPDEAVALGAAVQADELLRQSGQALLLDVASQSLGVGVLGGRVKRLIAKNTGVPVVARDIFFPGTSGQHEARIPVYQGESEFQDENHKLGEVVLKNLHVAARGDVPLEVVFELSGEAILSVKATDLTTGNMETVRLEARAGLPHGEAEKLGAEQASYAKSQGVVDAKRAEELFRKLLERGEKLARMLQKSAQENPSPEAEAAVGTVQKLLDGGRSALDSKDAAKCAAIARQLTQLLSGGKQEPRA, from the coding sequence ATGCACGACCCCGTCATCGGCATCGACCTGGGTACCACCAATAGCGCCGTGGCCACCGTGGAAGATGGCCGGCCGCGCCTCATCCCCTCGCGCGCGGGGGGCCGCCTGACGCCCTCCGTGCTCGGCGTCACCAAGGGCGGCGAGCGCGTCGTGGGCCAGGCGGCCCAGGTGCTGGCGGAGGAGCATCCGGACGCGGTGGTCTGGGCCACCAAGCGCTTCCTCGGGCGACGCTACACGCCGGAGCTGGTGCAGCAGGCGAAGGCGCTGGTGCCCTATCCGCTCGTCGCGGGCCCCGCGGGTGACGTGCGCGTGAAGCTGGCCGGGCGGGTGCTGCCCTGCACGCAGGTCTCCGCGATGATTCTGGGCGAGCTGGCGCTGGATGCGCAGGCGCACTTCGGCCGCCCCGTCAGCAAGTGTGTCATCACCGTCCCCGCCAACTTCGACGACAACCAGCGACAGGCCACGCGCGAGGCGGCCTCCATCGCGGGCCTGGAGGTCGTGCGGTTGGTGAACGAGCCCACCGCGGCGGCGCTCGCGTACGGGCTGTCGCGCGGCTTCGAGGGCAACGCGCTGGTGTTCGACCTGGGCGGTGGCACCTTCGATGTGTCCATCCTCGACGTGAAGTCCGGCGTCTTCGAGGTGCGCGCCACCGGCGGAGATCCAAGGCTGGGCGGCGAGGACTTCGACCAGCGAATCGTCCAGTGGCTGCTGGCCCAGGTGGACGATGAGCTGCGCCACGTGGTGTCGCAGGACGCGCAGAGCCTCCGGCGCCTGAAGGTCGCCGCCGAGGCCGCCAAGCGCGAGCTCACCGAGCACGAGGAGTCCACCATCTCCGTCACGGGGCTGGGCGACCACTCGGGCAAGGGCGGGCGCACGACGGAGCTGGAGACGGTGCTCACGCGCTCGTTCTTCGAGACGCTGTCGGAGCCCTTGTCGCGCCGCTGCCTGGAGGTGTGCGAGGGCGTGATGCGCGAGGCGAAGATGGACCCGCGCTCGGTGGACGTGGTGCTGCTGGTGGGCGGCATGACGCGCGTGCCGCTGGTGCGCCGGCTCGTCGCCGACTTCTTCGGCCGTCAGCCGTCCACGGACGTGCACCCGGACGAGGCCGTGGCGCTGGGCGCCGCGGTGCAGGCGGACGAGCTCCTGCGGCAGTCGGGTCAGGCGCTGCTGCTCGACGTGGCCAGCCAGAGCCTGGGCGTGGGCGTGCTGGGCGGGCGCGTGAAGCGGCTCATCGCGAAGAACACGGGCGTGCCCGTCGTCGCGCGCGACATCTTCTTCCCCGGCACCTCCGGCCAGCACGAGGCGCGCATCCCCGTGTACCAGGGCGAGAGCGAGTTCCAGGACGAGAACCACAAGCTGGGCGAGGTGGTGCTCAAGAACCTGCACGTGGCCGCGCGCGGAGACGTGCCGCTGGAGGTCGTCTTCGAGCTGTCGGGTGAGGCGATTCTGTCCGTGAAGGCCACGGATTTGACGACCGGCAACATGGAGACGGTGCGCCTGGAGGCGCGCGCGGGCCTGCCGCACGGCGAGGCGGAGAAGCTGGGCGCGGAGCAGGCGAGCTACGCGAAGTCGCAGGGCGTGGTGGACGCGAAGCGCGCCGAGGAGCTGTTCCGCAAGCTGCTGGAGCGCGGCGAGAAGCTGGCGCGGATGCTCCAGAAGAGCGCGCAGGAGAACCCCAGCCCGGAGGCCGAGGCCGCGGTGGGCACGGTGCAGAAGCTGCTCGACGGCGGGCGCAGCGCGCTGGACAGCAAGGACGCGGCGAAGTGCGCCGCCATCGCCCGACAGCTCACGCAGCTGCTGTCCGGCGGCAAGCAGGAGCCGCGGGCCTGA
- the atpH gene encoding ATP synthase F1 subunit delta, with product MVNVSIARRYARALLDVSSEVGRIDAVAEQLTAFADILAKNPELTDVLNNPAYSRSQRGQVVEGVMKLIPGLEPVLANTLRLLVDRNRLVYVPDIARVFRDMADARAGRVRGNVTSAAALPADTLAQLRQTLQQLTQRDVILETRVDPSLLGGVSAQVGSILYDGSLRTQLDQMRRELK from the coding sequence ATGGTGAACGTCTCCATCGCCCGCCGCTACGCCCGTGCCCTCCTCGACGTCTCGTCGGAGGTGGGTCGCATCGACGCCGTCGCCGAGCAGCTCACCGCCTTCGCGGACATCCTCGCGAAGAACCCCGAGCTCACGGACGTGCTCAACAACCCGGCCTACTCGCGCTCCCAGCGCGGCCAGGTCGTGGAGGGGGTGATGAAGCTCATCCCCGGTCTGGAGCCGGTGCTGGCCAACACCCTGCGCCTGCTGGTGGACCGCAACCGCCTGGTCTACGTGCCGGACATCGCCCGCGTCTTCCGCGACATGGCGGATGCCCGCGCCGGCCGCGTCCGTGGCAACGTCACCAGCGCCGCCGCCCTCCCGGCCGACACCCTGGCCCAGCTGCGCCAGACGCTGCAGCAGCTCACCCAGCGCGATGTCATCCTGGAGACGCGCGTGGACCCCAGCCTGCTCGGTGGCGTGTCCGCCCAGGTGGGCAGCATCCTCTACGACGGCAGCCTGCGCACCCAGCTGGACCAGATGCGCCGCGAGCTGAAGTAG
- a CDS encoding sensor histidine kinase, with protein MPQSLFHPLPGGPMFAVAPEEAWPFLGALLNATGCGIALLDRELRPVWVNGALTALSGLEPRAYLGRPLVDVWPKVAFSLAPLLARALSGESVVEAPLTGVLAAGSGEKHLRVGLSPAHQAGVLAGVVLWVRDETERVREEARLREREAHMRSLADVACDGHFLHENGVVLDANRALAHLLGHDSPRELIGHHLVEWVAPEYRPAVMSAVARGVETPYEVMCVRRDGQRIPLEVLGKFVTWEGRQVRLAAIWDISGRKAAEERAERTEHFREQLLGVVGHDLRSPLESIQSGASALQRLENLEEPQQRLVGHVAQAARRMERMIHELLDFTRARLSGGLPVRPEPLVLDRLVEQVLEERRQVHPGRTMLMETQGDLRGHWDAGRISQLADTLLGSVLQHSPEPTPVWLKLVGAVGGVTLSIRNDSLTVPQEEHATLFEPFRRGRPASAEGLGLGLFIARQVAVAHGGRLTVESSQGGTRFVVWLPRESSTR; from the coding sequence ATGCCGCAGTCCCTGTTTCACCCCCTTCCCGGTGGCCCGATGTTCGCCGTGGCCCCCGAGGAGGCCTGGCCCTTCCTCGGCGCGCTGTTGAACGCGACGGGTTGTGGCATCGCCCTGCTGGACAGGGAGCTCAGGCCCGTGTGGGTGAATGGGGCGCTGACGGCGCTGTCGGGCCTGGAGCCCCGGGCCTATCTGGGGCGTCCCCTGGTGGACGTCTGGCCGAAGGTCGCCTTCTCGCTGGCCCCGCTGCTGGCGCGCGCCCTGTCGGGGGAGAGCGTGGTGGAGGCGCCGCTGACGGGGGTGCTGGCCGCGGGCTCGGGCGAGAAGCACCTGCGCGTGGGGCTGTCCCCGGCGCACCAGGCCGGGGTGCTGGCGGGCGTGGTGCTGTGGGTGCGCGACGAGACGGAGCGCGTGCGCGAGGAGGCGCGGCTTCGCGAGCGCGAGGCGCACATGCGCAGCCTGGCCGACGTGGCCTGTGACGGGCACTTCCTGCACGAGAACGGCGTGGTGCTGGACGCGAACCGCGCGCTGGCGCACCTCTTGGGCCACGACTCGCCCCGGGAGTTGATCGGCCACCACCTGGTCGAGTGGGTGGCGCCGGAGTACCGGCCCGCCGTCATGTCCGCGGTGGCCCGGGGGGTGGAGACGCCCTACGAGGTCATGTGCGTGCGGCGCGACGGCCAGCGCATCCCCTTGGAAGTCCTGGGGAAGTTCGTGACGTGGGAGGGCCGACAGGTGCGGCTGGCCGCCATCTGGGACATCAGCGGGCGCAAGGCGGCGGAGGAGCGCGCCGAGCGCACCGAGCACTTCCGGGAGCAGCTGCTGGGCGTGGTGGGCCATGACTTGCGCTCCCCGCTGGAGAGCATCCAGTCCGGCGCCAGCGCGCTGCAGCGGCTGGAGAACCTGGAAGAGCCCCAGCAGCGGCTGGTGGGACATGTGGCCCAGGCCGCGCGGCGCATGGAGCGGATGATCCACGAGCTGCTCGACTTCACCCGGGCCCGGCTGTCCGGAGGGCTGCCGGTGCGCCCGGAGCCGCTGGTGCTGGACCGGCTGGTGGAGCAGGTCCTGGAGGAGCGGCGGCAGGTCCACCCGGGCCGCACGATGCTGATGGAGACGCAGGGCGACCTGCGGGGCCACTGGGACGCGGGGCGCATCTCCCAGCTGGCGGACACGCTGCTGGGCAGCGTGCTCCAGCACAGCCCCGAGCCCACCCCGGTGTGGCTCAAGCTGGTGGGCGCCGTGGGGGGCGTGACGCTGTCCATCCGCAACGACTCGCTGACGGTGCCGCAGGAGGAGCACGCCACCCTCTTCGAGCCCTTCCGCCGGGGCCGCCCCGCCAGCGCCGAGGGCCTGGGCCTGGGCCTGTTCATCGCCCGGCAGGTGGCCGTGGCCCATGGGGGCCGGCTCACCGTGGAGTCCTCCCAGGGCGGGACGCGCTTCGTCGTCTGGCTGCCCCGCGAGTCCTCCACCCGCTAG
- the atpA gene encoding F0F1 ATP synthase subunit alpha, with translation MEIRADEISRIIREQIKDYGKKVTVAETGTVLSVGDGIARIYGLEGVLAGELVEFTNGVKGLVLNLEEDNVGVAIMGDFQNIREGDTVKRTQQIASVPVGKGLLGRVVDPLGLPLDGKGPIEGTETRRLEVKAPGIVKRKSVHEPLQTGIKALDALVPVGRGQRELIIGDRQTGKTAVAIDTIINQKGLNVYCIYVAIGQKQSTVAQVVEKLNRFGAMEFTTVVAANASDPAPMQFFAPYAGVAMGEYFRDNKMHALIIYDDLSKQAVAYRQLSLLLRRPPGREAYPGDVFYVHSRLLERAAKLSDEEGAGSLTALPIIETQAGDVSAYIPTNVISITDGQIFLETDLFFAGVRPAINVGLSVSRVGSAAQIKAMKQVAGTMKLDLAQYRELAAFAQFGSDLDKATQETLARGARMVELLKQGQYEPLSVERQVMQIYAATNRDDPKKRGWVRDVPVSDVVRWMREFLEFADGKHPNVAKDISAKRELTNDIKAALNKAITEFNDVFQPTPGAKV, from the coding sequence ATGGAAATCCGCGCCGACGAGATCAGCAGAATCATCCGGGAGCAGATCAAGGACTACGGCAAGAAGGTCACCGTCGCGGAGACGGGCACCGTGCTGTCCGTCGGCGACGGTATCGCGCGCATCTACGGCCTGGAGGGTGTGCTCGCCGGTGAGCTGGTGGAGTTCACCAACGGCGTGAAGGGCCTGGTCCTCAACCTCGAGGAGGACAACGTCGGCGTCGCCATCATGGGCGACTTCCAGAACATCCGCGAGGGCGACACCGTCAAGCGCACCCAGCAGATCGCCTCCGTGCCGGTGGGCAAGGGCCTGCTCGGCCGCGTGGTGGACCCGCTCGGTCTGCCCCTGGACGGCAAGGGCCCCATCGAGGGGACCGAGACGCGCCGCCTGGAGGTGAAGGCGCCCGGCATCGTGAAGCGCAAGAGCGTGCACGAGCCCCTGCAGACGGGCATCAAGGCGCTGGACGCGCTGGTGCCGGTGGGTCGTGGTCAGCGCGAGCTCATCATCGGTGACCGCCAGACGGGCAAGACGGCCGTCGCCATCGACACCATCATCAACCAGAAGGGCCTGAACGTTTACTGCATCTACGTGGCCATCGGTCAGAAGCAGTCGACCGTCGCGCAGGTCGTGGAGAAGCTCAACCGCTTCGGCGCCATGGAGTTCACCACGGTGGTGGCGGCGAACGCCTCCGACCCGGCCCCGATGCAGTTCTTCGCGCCGTACGCCGGCGTGGCCATGGGCGAGTACTTCCGCGACAACAAGATGCACGCCCTCATCATCTACGACGACCTGTCCAAGCAGGCCGTGGCGTACCGCCAGCTGTCGCTGCTCCTGCGCCGCCCGCCGGGCCGCGAGGCGTACCCGGGCGACGTGTTCTACGTGCACAGCCGCCTGCTGGAGCGCGCCGCCAAGCTGTCGGACGAGGAGGGCGCGGGCTCTCTCACCGCGCTGCCCATCATCGAGACGCAGGCCGGCGACGTGTCCGCCTACATCCCGACGAACGTCATCTCCATCACCGACGGGCAGATCTTCCTCGAGACGGACCTGTTCTTCGCCGGCGTCCGCCCGGCCATCAACGTCGGTCTGTCGGTGTCCCGCGTCGGCTCCGCCGCGCAGATCAAGGCGATGAAGCAGGTCGCCGGCACCATGAAGCTGGACCTCGCGCAGTACCGCGAGCTCGCCGCCTTCGCCCAGTTCGGCTCGGACCTCGACAAGGCCACCCAGGAGACCCTGGCCCGTGGCGCCCGCATGGTGGAGCTGCTCAAGCAGGGCCAGTACGAGCCGCTCTCCGTCGAGCGTCAGGTCATGCAGATCTACGCCGCCACCAACCGCGACGACCCCAAGAAGCGCGGCTGGGTGCGCGACGTCCCCGTCTCCGACGTGGTGCGCTGGATGCGTGAGTTCCTGGAGTTCGCGGACGGCAAGCACCCGAACGTCGCGAAGGACATCTCCGCCAAGCGCGAGCTGACCAACGACATCAAGGCGGCGCTGAACAAGGCCATCACCGAGTTCAACGACGTCTTCCAGCCCACCCCGGGCGCGAAGGTCTAG